A single genomic interval of Rosistilla ulvae harbors:
- a CDS encoding DUF1501 domain-containing protein: protein MNIDCGSHAHLSRRSLLQSAGALSMTALANQLARGSEQSSKPVRPKSIIILWLKGAPSQYETFDPHAGTKYGGEVAAIDTTARDVQISEFLPQTAEQMHRVALVRSVTSKEGDHQRAFYNIQTGWRPDPTVVHPSIGSIVCHELPGGADIPRHISILPDNSAGRGGYLGAKYDAFKVYDPANKVPDIRPYVGEKRFQRRVDGLMDVVESNFRKGRLRDLDRDRTLHGIATKSALTMMDSDQLAAFEVDKESKALRSQFGETAFGRGCLAAARLIEVGVRCVEVGLSGWDTHADNHNGQRTQCEILDPAYATLLQVLADRDLLDSTLVVCGGEFGRTPKINPVGGRDHWPHGFSIALAGCGLRQGIVHGATSPDPKLDNKEKDLLTNVADPVTVQDIHATILKALEVRFERELITPIGRPLKLSEGTPIESILS, encoded by the coding sequence GCCGAAATCGATCATCATCTTGTGGCTCAAAGGAGCTCCCAGCCAATACGAAACCTTCGACCCTCACGCCGGCACAAAATACGGCGGCGAAGTCGCAGCGATCGACACGACGGCTCGCGACGTGCAGATCTCTGAGTTTCTTCCGCAGACGGCAGAACAAATGCACCGCGTTGCGTTGGTCCGTTCGGTGACCAGCAAAGAAGGTGACCATCAACGTGCGTTTTACAACATCCAAACTGGCTGGCGTCCCGACCCGACCGTGGTCCATCCATCGATCGGATCGATCGTTTGCCATGAGCTTCCCGGCGGCGCGGACATTCCTCGGCACATCTCGATCCTGCCCGATAACTCCGCCGGACGCGGCGGCTATCTAGGAGCGAAATACGACGCATTTAAAGTCTACGATCCGGCTAATAAAGTCCCCGACATTCGGCCTTATGTCGGTGAGAAGCGGTTCCAGCGCCGCGTCGATGGTTTGATGGACGTGGTGGAATCGAATTTCCGCAAAGGCCGGTTGCGCGATCTCGATCGCGATCGCACCCTGCACGGGATCGCCACCAAGAGTGCGCTGACGATGATGGACAGCGATCAATTAGCAGCGTTTGAAGTCGACAAAGAATCGAAAGCGTTGCGATCTCAGTTCGGCGAGACAGCCTTTGGCCGTGGATGCCTTGCCGCAGCCCGGTTGATCGAAGTGGGAGTGCGATGTGTCGAAGTTGGCCTGTCGGGCTGGGACACCCACGCCGACAATCACAACGGCCAGCGGACGCAGTGCGAAATCCTCGACCCCGCCTATGCGACGCTGTTGCAGGTGCTGGCCGATCGCGATCTGCTCGATTCGACATTGGTCGTCTGCGGCGGCGAGTTTGGTCGGACGCCGAAGATCAATCCCGTCGGCGGTCGTGATCACTGGCCGCATGGCTTCTCGATCGCATTGGCCGGTTGCGGCTTGCGGCAGGGAATCGTCCACGGCGCAACCTCCCCCGACCCCAAGCTCGACAATAAGGAAAAGGATCTACTGACCAACGTCGCCGATCCGGTGACGGTTCAAGATATCCACGCCACGATTCTGAAGGCGTTGGAAGTCCGCTTCGAGCGCGAGCTGATCACGCCGATCGGCCGCCCGCTGAAGCTCAGCGAAGGAACGCCGATCGAATCGATCCTCTCCTAA
- a CDS encoding serine/threonine-protein kinase, producing the protein MSVNDSVLDSCDEPELLRALNEDQKQRLTEQLDRYLQSLESGEPLDLETLDRENPDLSEVFASYLSKLDALYGVAVGFQDPSDQFSDLQPTSGSPMTLGDFTVQREIGRGGMGVVYEANQKSLNRQVALKLLPMASLLDARQIARFKNEARAAGLLQHPHIVPVYSVGSERGIHYFAMQLIDGLPIDAWILQQRETAATSRDWRSIVAWAIDIADALHYAHTSGVVHRDVKPSNLLLDSAGKIWIADFGLARCQDDRSLTVSGDLLGTMRYMSPEQATGKAEAVDHRTDIYSLAATLFEMLTLRTAVVGDDGPTLLRAIEQDEPPRLRSLLPHTPADLSVVLQKAMARRKDDRYESADQLAADLRAVLDGRPTLAKPPTVVARMGRWTARHRRSVAVAASVCAVAMLWLVASSLIILQKSNDAKWSAVQRDQYFRHAQSAVDHLGTEVAEQLASVPGAEQVRHALLLQTLRYHEQFAAQATGDPELSAEVARTHSRIGTIVKELKSPRDAIGHFRRAAEGYAAIIESPESIPVEPSAVETRYHAAQNLNHLGLALADIGEPNEALQIYRQALAIQRALVQSDPENERYAAEFALTTNNLALLFIQLGDVAQARPLLDDAIARLTTIVERKPDNELAARGLASALANRSAVTVDDPRSEIELLQRAIQIRAASVGESSNRLSASGELATLLNNLGSANMHAGRWASAEQAFTRAAGLQRQLLSIAPAIDQHRRDLATSLNNVAMAFQKQAKHAEAIEALDEAISLQQASLELSDDDASGHSRIGAMLHNRGSSMLAIGDLAAAETQWMRAIEQQQQALAIDPQHAEAKRFLPTHYSSLLRCLARGKRWQAIDAVAGSYRAAAAGNGAAEKQADRDLAAVNELAVAQ; encoded by the coding sequence ATGTCTGTGAATGATTCGGTGCTCGATTCCTGCGACGAACCGGAATTGCTGCGAGCGTTGAACGAGGATCAGAAGCAACGCCTGACCGAACAACTGGATCGCTATCTCCAGTCGCTCGAATCGGGCGAGCCGTTGGATCTGGAGACGCTCGATCGCGAGAACCCCGATCTGTCGGAGGTCTTCGCCAGCTATCTAAGCAAGTTGGACGCACTGTATGGCGTCGCGGTCGGCTTCCAAGACCCGAGCGATCAATTCAGCGACTTGCAGCCAACCTCGGGCAGCCCGATGACGTTGGGCGATTTCACGGTCCAGCGTGAGATCGGCCGCGGTGGGATGGGAGTCGTTTACGAAGCGAATCAGAAGTCGTTGAACCGCCAGGTCGCTTTAAAGCTGTTGCCGATGGCGTCGCTGTTGGACGCTCGCCAAATCGCCCGCTTCAAAAACGAAGCCCGTGCCGCGGGATTGCTGCAACATCCGCACATCGTCCCGGTCTACAGTGTCGGTTCGGAGCGTGGGATCCACTATTTTGCGATGCAGTTGATCGATGGGCTGCCCATCGACGCTTGGATCTTGCAGCAGCGAGAGACCGCCGCGACGTCGCGCGATTGGCGATCGATCGTCGCTTGGGCGATCGATATCGCCGACGCTCTGCATTATGCCCACACATCGGGCGTCGTCCATCGCGACGTCAAACCGTCGAACCTGCTGCTCGATTCGGCGGGCAAAATCTGGATCGCCGACTTCGGTTTGGCTCGCTGCCAAGACGATCGCTCGCTGACCGTCAGTGGCGATCTGTTGGGAACGATGCGTTATATGAGCCCCGAACAGGCGACGGGCAAAGCCGAAGCGGTCGACCATCGGACCGATATCTATTCGCTGGCCGCGACGCTGTTCGAGATGTTGACTTTGCGAACCGCCGTTGTCGGCGACGACGGACCGACCTTGCTGCGAGCGATCGAGCAGGACGAACCGCCACGGCTGCGCAGTCTGTTGCCCCACACGCCCGCCGACTTGAGCGTGGTGTTGCAAAAAGCGATGGCTCGCCGCAAGGATGATCGCTACGAATCGGCCGACCAATTGGCTGCCGATCTGCGAGCGGTCCTCGATGGTCGACCCACATTGGCTAAGCCGCCGACGGTCGTCGCCCGCATGGGACGCTGGACCGCGCGGCATCGTCGCTCGGTCGCTGTTGCCGCTTCGGTCTGCGCGGTGGCGATGTTATGGTTGGTCGCCAGCAGTTTGATCATCTTGCAAAAGAGCAACGACGCCAAATGGAGCGCCGTCCAACGCGATCAATATTTCCGGCACGCCCAATCGGCGGTCGATCATCTGGGAACCGAAGTCGCTGAGCAATTGGCCTCCGTGCCGGGAGCTGAACAGGTGCGGCACGCGCTGTTGTTGCAGACGCTGCGGTATCACGAACAGTTCGCCGCGCAAGCGACGGGCGATCCTGAACTCTCTGCGGAAGTGGCTCGGACCCATTCGCGGATCGGAACGATCGTCAAAGAGTTAAAATCGCCGCGCGATGCGATCGGGCATTTTCGCCGCGCCGCCGAAGGTTATGCGGCGATCATCGAAAGTCCTGAGTCGATTCCTGTCGAACCATCGGCTGTGGAAACGCGGTATCATGCCGCGCAAAACCTGAATCATCTAGGGCTGGCACTGGCCGACATCGGCGAGCCCAACGAGGCATTGCAAATCTATCGGCAGGCTTTGGCGATCCAGCGCGCCTTGGTGCAGAGCGATCCGGAAAACGAGCGTTACGCGGCGGAGTTTGCGTTAACGACAAACAATCTGGCATTGTTATTCATTCAGCTGGGTGATGTCGCTCAGGCGAGGCCCCTGTTGGATGATGCGATTGCGCGGCTGACGACAATTGTCGAAAGGAAACCCGATAACGAACTGGCGGCTCGCGGACTCGCTTCCGCGCTGGCCAACCGGAGCGCCGTCACCGTCGACGATCCACGCAGCGAGATCGAACTGTTGCAGCGAGCGATTCAAATCCGAGCCGCTTCGGTTGGCGAGTCATCGAATCGGTTGAGCGCTTCGGGCGAACTGGCGACGCTTTTGAATAACCTTGGTTCCGCGAACATGCACGCGGGACGCTGGGCTTCGGCGGAGCAGGCGTTCACGCGCGCTGCCGGACTGCAGCGTCAACTGTTGAGCATCGCTCCGGCGATCGATCAGCATCGCCGCGATTTGGCGACCAGTTTGAACAACGTCGCGATGGCGTTTCAGAAACAAGCCAAACATGCTGAAGCGATCGAGGCGTTGGACGAAGCGATCTCGCTGCAGCAGGCGAGCCTGGAGCTCAGCGACGACGACGCCTCGGGGCACAGCCGCATCGGCGCGATGCTGCACAATCGCGGCAGTTCGATGCTGGCGATCGGTGACTTGGCCGCCGCGGAAACGCAGTGGATGCGAGCGATCGAGCAACAACAGCAGGCATTGGCTATCGACCCGCAGCACGCCGAAGCGAAACGTTTTTTGCCGACGCATTATTCCAGCTTGCTGCGCTGCTTGGCTCGCGGCAAACGTTGGCAAGCGATCGATGCGGTGGCTGGCAGCTATCGCGCGGCGGCTGCCGGAAACGGAGCCGCCGAAAAACAAGCCGATCGCGATTTGGCTGCCGTCAACGAATTGGCGGTGGCCCAATGA
- a CDS encoding sigma-70 family RNA polymerase sigma factor codes for MIATDSTHRSDSSSQSGQTQEFQSLLEAARDGDSEALGRLLQWYANYLTLLASTQLDRRLQRRLNPSDIVQEAMLAAHRDFGDFRGQSQGELLCWLRQILIHTLHRAFAANVKVAKRDVRREVSLDAVANGLENSAINLASILPNRGESPSAPMQARERAVWLADKLSELHPPYRDVIVFRVLQGMSFDEIAKRMDRSGGAVRMLWLRALEAFKTQGEARDVCE; via the coding sequence GTGATCGCAACCGATTCGACCCACCGTTCCGATTCCAGCAGCCAGTCGGGCCAAACGCAGGAATTTCAATCGTTGCTGGAAGCGGCTCGTGATGGCGATTCGGAAGCCTTGGGCCGTTTGCTGCAATGGTACGCCAACTACTTAACGTTGTTGGCCAGCACGCAATTGGATCGCCGACTGCAACGCCGGTTGAATCCGTCGGACATCGTTCAGGAAGCGATGTTGGCCGCCCACCGCGACTTCGGCGATTTTCGCGGCCAGAGCCAAGGAGAGCTGTTGTGCTGGCTGCGACAGATTCTGATCCATACGCTGCATCGCGCTTTTGCCGCGAATGTCAAAGTCGCCAAGCGGGACGTCCGCCGCGAGGTGTCGTTGGACGCCGTGGCCAACGGACTCGAAAACTCCGCCATCAACCTCGCTTCGATCCTGCCCAACCGAGGTGAATCGCCGAGCGCTCCGATGCAAGCGCGTGAGCGCGCCGTCTGGTTGGCCGACAAATTGAGCGAGCTGCATCCGCCCTATCGCGATGTGATCGTCTTCCGCGTCCTGCAGGGAATGTCGTTCGACGAGATCGCCAAGCGGATGGATCGTTCCGGCGGTGCGGTGCGGATGCTTTGGCTGAGAGCACTGGAAGCCTTCAAGACGCAGGGAGAAGCTCGCGATGTCTGTGAATGA
- a CDS encoding matrixin family metalloprotease, producing MFRRSIMSQKRKPLQRRKSRILVTETLESRRVLAASVGWDGPGLGSAELTYNISGSPSSLSQAETTAAIETALNAWSSVVDVSFTPTDQSGLRDSIDISFTNIDGDGGTLAQAYFPDDVNPARIAGDIQFDSSEVWEVGNSLGNQAFDLVWVAVHEIGHALGLDHLDDASAVLAPFVSPSQSFAGLSSEDIAEITSLYAAADDNVLPTDDSDDTSDPVDTSDDDTTNDSDPTDSGDTDNNRFNRNRWRRGGNWHRFSGRIEADVPQNHNLYNPTDVNGDSATTAIDALMILNQINRGTAAIESDSDAMYDTNGDGSVTAIDALTVINALNLGTVDTSQVATIEGEEEAELDDSLDGETEEISDEVDVELDPVDDVDDTLDSGDTENEETLDPVDDGTETVDDPTAEDDDSLEPVDDGGVLDDGETEETDEHCLDGSQFRFGVGLGLTGPTAEDLLTRLDTNEDGELTEEDVSSRLWDRLVDAEIDADGDAVITLAEVEAALATAREDFFSALDANEDGLLTADEVSDRFWEKVSDADSDADEAVSLDELSTWLDDGNSLRSRGGHHSHRGFHHRVDAAFSLLGRASSQRGFFR from the coding sequence ATGTTTCGTCGTTCAATCATGTCGCAAAAACGCAAGCCACTGCAGCGCCGCAAGTCGCGAATCCTTGTCACCGAGACACTTGAATCGCGCCGCGTGCTGGCTGCCAGTGTCGGCTGGGATGGCCCCGGCTTGGGAAGCGCCGAACTGACCTACAACATCTCCGGCAGTCCGAGTTCGCTGTCGCAAGCCGAGACCACCGCGGCGATCGAAACGGCGTTGAACGCTTGGTCGAGTGTCGTCGATGTCAGCTTTACCCCCACCGACCAATCGGGGTTGCGCGATTCGATCGACATTTCGTTTACCAATATCGATGGTGACGGCGGCACGCTGGCGCAAGCTTATTTTCCCGACGACGTAAATCCCGCGAGGATTGCCGGCGACATCCAATTTGATTCCTCCGAGGTTTGGGAGGTTGGCAATTCGCTTGGCAATCAAGCCTTCGATCTTGTCTGGGTCGCGGTCCATGAGATCGGTCACGCGCTGGGACTGGATCACCTGGATGACGCCAGTGCGGTGCTGGCCCCGTTTGTCTCGCCGAGCCAAAGTTTTGCGGGATTATCGAGCGAAGATATTGCCGAGATCACCAGCCTTTACGCTGCGGCCGACGACAACGTCTTGCCAACCGACGATTCGGATGACACATCCGATCCGGTCGACACATCCGACGACGATACGACGAACGATTCCGATCCAACGGATTCGGGCGATACCGACAACAATCGGTTCAATCGCAACCGCTGGCGTCGCGGCGGCAACTGGCATCGCTTTAGCGGCCGGATCGAAGCGGATGTGCCCCAGAACCACAATCTCTATAACCCAACCGACGTCAATGGCGATTCCGCGACCACGGCGATCGACGCTTTGATGATCTTGAACCAAATCAATCGTGGCACCGCGGCTATCGAAAGCGATTCCGATGCGATGTACGACACCAACGGCGATGGAAGCGTCACCGCGATCGACGCGTTGACGGTGATCAACGCGCTGAATCTTGGAACCGTCGACACCAGCCAGGTCGCGACGATCGAAGGTGAAGAAGAGGCCGAACTGGATGACAGCTTGGACGGCGAGACCGAAGAGATCAGCGACGAGGTCGATGTTGAACTCGATCCGGTCGATGATGTCGACGATACACTCGATTCCGGCGATACAGAGAATGAAGAAACGCTTGATCCTGTCGACGACGGCACCGAAACCGTGGACGATCCGACCGCCGAAGATGATGACTCGCTAGAACCGGTCGATGACGGGGGCGTGTTGGACGATGGTGAGACCGAAGAGACCGACGAACATTGCCTCGACGGATCGCAATTTCGGTTTGGCGTAGGGCTTGGTTTAACCGGTCCGACGGCGGAAGATCTGCTGACGCGGTTGGACACCAACGAAGATGGCGAACTGACCGAGGAGGATGTTTCCAGTCGGTTGTGGGATCGTTTGGTCGATGCGGAGATCGATGCCGATGGAGACGCGGTGATCACGTTGGCGGAAGTCGAAGCGGCGTTGGCGACTGCTCGCGAAGACTTTTTCAGTGCCCTGGACGCCAACGAGGATGGTTTGTTGACCGCCGACGAAGTGAGCGATCGGTTTTGGGAAAAGGTCTCCGATGCCGATAGCGATGCAGACGAAGCGGTTTCGCTGGATGAACTGTCCACTTGGTTGGACGACGGCAATTCGCTTCGCAGCCGCGGCGGGCATCACTCCCATCGCGGATTCCACCACCGCGTCGATGCAGCGTTTTCACTGTTAGGGCGTGCATCGAGCCAACGCGGATTCTTTCGATAA
- a CDS encoding peroxidase family protein, with amino-acid sequence MKPADTFRALYNSLWSKSNRASKRSRRRRRRLRSETLESRQMLAADLNLFQHNYFDAEDVNDDGIVSPVDALAILNAIQRNQRDEGGMFTDVNNDGRRGPIDALRVLNRINRGGQDRHDSPIDNGSTIPDLPDEVRSIDGTGNNLEDENLGAAGTTLLRVADADYADGISEPGGEDRPSAREISNVLSDASVDSEGNDRGLSAFLYVWGQFIDHDIDLSLSQEDGETFDIAVPAGDPYFDPSGSGDVTIGLSRSVYDLTTGTSVDNPREQVNAITAYIDGSQVYGSDQETADGLRSFEGGRLVITDDGLLPLDESGMVIAGDIRASENISLTAIQTLFAREHNRLADEISAADPDLTDEEIYQQARAIVIAEIQSITYNEFLPALLGNNAVDSYDGYDASVNPSIANEFSTAAFRFGHSTLNDDIEFFDNDGLEVRDEISLTEAFFNPSLLEETGIDSILKYDASSQSMQIDLEVVDSLRNFLFGPPGAGGFDLVSLNIQRGRDHGLADYNSTRVAYGLDPVESFADITSDVELQGKLESLYGDVNNIDLWVGLLAEDHVRGASVGETHQAIISDQFERIRDGDRFWYENVFEGRELKELQQTTLADIIERNTNVEGLQEDVFFMNATVSGTVTQAVDNSASNRSRSSSSNRNNHSSRDVAVEGVELELLDDEGNVIDSTTTDRKGSYRFSNFVHTGEYQIRLAETGETLDLLVSNGATRLRGLDFEIVV; translated from the coding sequence ATGAAACCTGCAGATACCTTTCGTGCGCTTTACAACTCGTTGTGGTCCAAATCGAATCGCGCTTCCAAACGGTCGCGCCGCCGCCGTCGCCGACTGCGCAGCGAAACGCTCGAATCGCGTCAGATGCTGGCTGCCGATCTGAATCTGTTCCAACACAACTACTTCGATGCCGAAGATGTAAACGACGACGGAATCGTTTCGCCGGTCGATGCGTTGGCCATTTTGAATGCGATTCAGCGGAATCAACGCGACGAAGGGGGGATGTTCACCGACGTTAACAACGACGGTCGACGCGGTCCGATCGACGCGCTTCGCGTGCTCAACCGGATCAATCGCGGTGGCCAGGATCGCCACGACTCGCCGATCGACAATGGCAGCACGATCCCCGACCTGCCCGATGAGGTCCGTTCGATCGACGGCACGGGGAACAACTTGGAGGATGAGAACCTTGGGGCCGCTGGAACGACGTTGTTGCGAGTCGCCGATGCCGACTATGCCGATGGGATATCGGAGCCCGGTGGCGAGGATCGGCCGAGCGCTCGAGAGATCAGCAATGTGTTGAGCGATGCCAGCGTCGATAGCGAGGGGAACGATCGTGGCCTGTCGGCGTTCCTCTACGTTTGGGGACAGTTCATCGACCACGACATCGATCTCTCGCTGTCTCAAGAGGATGGCGAAACGTTCGACATCGCAGTACCCGCCGGCGATCCGTACTTCGACCCGAGTGGTTCGGGCGACGTGACGATTGGGCTGAGTCGTTCGGTGTACGATTTGACCACCGGCACCTCGGTCGACAATCCGCGGGAACAGGTCAACGCGATCACCGCCTACATCGATGGTTCGCAGGTCTATGGATCGGATCAAGAGACCGCCGACGGATTGCGTTCGTTTGAAGGAGGCCGCTTGGTGATCACCGACGATGGCCTGCTGCCGTTGGATGAATCGGGAATGGTGATCGCGGGCGATATTCGTGCCAGCGAAAACATTTCGCTGACCGCGATCCAAACGTTGTTCGCACGCGAACATAATCGCCTGGCCGACGAAATCTCTGCGGCGGATCCCGATCTGACCGACGAGGAGATCTACCAACAAGCCCGCGCGATCGTGATCGCAGAAATCCAATCGATCACCTACAACGAGTTTCTGCCGGCGCTGTTGGGTAACAATGCGGTCGACTCCTACGATGGTTACGATGCGTCGGTCAATCCTTCGATCGCCAACGAGTTCTCGACTGCCGCGTTCCGGTTTGGCCACAGTACGCTTAACGACGACATCGAATTTTTCGACAACGATGGGCTTGAGGTCCGCGACGAAATTTCGTTGACCGAAGCGTTTTTCAACCCCTCGCTGTTGGAAGAGACGGGGATCGATTCGATCCTGAAATACGATGCTTCGTCGCAATCGATGCAGATCGATTTGGAGGTCGTCGATAGCCTGCGGAACTTCCTGTTCGGGCCTCCCGGTGCTGGCGGTTTTGATCTGGTGTCGCTGAACATCCAACGCGGCCGCGATCATGGCTTGGCTGATTACAACAGCACCCGCGTCGCTTATGGGCTCGATCCGGTCGAGAGCTTCGCCGACATCACCAGCGATGTCGAACTGCAAGGCAAGCTGGAGTCGCTGTATGGCGACGTCAACAACATCGATCTGTGGGTCGGTCTGTTGGCGGAGGATCATGTTCGCGGAGCGTCGGTTGGCGAAACTCATCAAGCGATCATCTCCGATCAATTCGAAAGGATCCGCGACGGAGATCGGTTCTGGTATGAGAACGTCTTCGAAGGTCGCGAGCTGAAAGAGTTGCAGCAGACGACGTTGGCCGACATCATCGAGCGAAACACCAACGTCGAAGGCTTGCAGGAGGACGTCTTCTTCATGAACGCCACGGTCAGTGGAACGGTCACGCAAGCCGTCGACAATTCCGCGTCGAATCGGTCGCGAAGCTCGTCGTCGAATCGGAACAACCATTCGAGTCGCGATGTGGCTGTCGAAGGAGTCGAATTGGAGTTGTTGGATGACGAAGGGAACGTGATCGACAGCACGACGACCGATCGCAAAGGGAGCTATCGCTTCAGCAACTTCGTCCACACGGGCGAGTATCAGATCCGTCTCGCCGAGACCGGTGAAACACTCGACCTCCTCGTCTCCAACGGCGCCACCCGCTTGCGAGGCCTCGATTTCGAGATTGTCGTCTAA
- a CDS encoding AAA family ATPase codes for MTAPQIDEQIAQYSQTCTKLIDEVGRVLVGQEAMVSRLLIGMLTGGHILLEGVPGLAKTLTVSSLAKAIHTGFSRIQFTPDMLPADVIGTEVFNPKEATYSIKQGPIFSNLILADEINRAPAKVQAALLEAMQERQVTIGTETFRFEDPFLVMATQNPIDQEGTYPLPEAQVDRFMLKVMVDYPTRDEERKVVDRMAGGKPMPEISAIATPEDIMGARGVVEKIWCDDKVRDYVVDVVRATRNPAELGVRGLEGMIETGASPRGSINLMKASKAHAFLQGRNYITPHDVKSLAPDVLRHRVMLSYEAEAEGKTVDDCIRQILDNVPVP; via the coding sequence ATGACTGCTCCACAAATCGACGAACAAATCGCCCAATATTCGCAAACCTGCACCAAGCTGATCGATGAGGTGGGCCGGGTGCTGGTGGGGCAAGAAGCGATGGTGTCGCGTCTGTTGATCGGCATGTTGACCGGTGGTCACATCCTGCTGGAAGGTGTGCCGGGACTGGCCAAGACGCTGACCGTTAGCAGCCTTGCCAAAGCGATCCACACAGGGTTTTCGCGGATCCAGTTCACGCCTGATATGTTGCCCGCCGACGTGATTGGGACCGAGGTCTTCAATCCCAAAGAGGCGACGTACAGCATCAAGCAGGGGCCGATCTTTTCGAACTTGATCCTGGCCGACGAGATAAACCGAGCCCCTGCCAAAGTGCAAGCCGCGTTGTTGGAAGCGATGCAGGAGCGGCAGGTCACGATCGGCACCGAGACGTTCCGGTTTGAGGATCCGTTTCTTGTCATGGCGACACAGAACCCGATCGATCAAGAGGGAACGTATCCGTTGCCCGAAGCTCAAGTCGATCGCTTCATGCTGAAGGTGATGGTCGATTACCCGACTCGCGATGAAGAGCGCAAAGTGGTCGATCGGATGGCCGGTGGCAAACCGATGCCGGAGATCAGTGCGATCGCGACTCCCGAGGATATCATGGGAGCCCGCGGCGTCGTCGAGAAGATTTGGTGCGATGACAAAGTCCGCGACTATGTCGTCGATGTCGTTCGGGCGACGCGGAATCCGGCGGAATTGGGCGTCCGCGGCCTCGAAGGGATGATCGAAACGGGAGCCAGCCCGCGCGGTTCGATCAATCTAATGAAGGCGAGCAAGGCGCATGCGTTCCTGCAAGGCCGCAACTACATCACACCGCACGATGTCAAATCGTTAGCTCCCGACGTGCTTCGGCATCGCGTGATGTTGAGCTACGAAGCGGAAGCCGAAGGCAAAACGGTCGACGACTGCATCCGGCAGATCTTGGACAACGTTCCCGTTCCATAA
- the hisS gene encoding histidine--tRNA ligase produces the protein MSLITPRTLRGFRDYLPEVMMPRERCMEIAREVFRSFGFAPIDTPALEYLEVLTGKGSDETDRQLYQFVDQGDRHVGMRFDLTVPFARFAAQHINELGTPFKRYHIAPVWRGEKSQAGRYREFIQCDFDTIGTQSVAADIETPLVIHSLMLALGFEAFKIHINDRRVLTGLLEHLGIAEHSVLVLRALDKLAKIGADKVAQEMQDTAGVSESQARAVLGLAEIDVDANDLYAQLSTITGENATAALGIERLQQMREGLAAAGVPASRVKLDLTIARGLDYYTGVIFETFLDALPSIGSVCSGGRYDNLAELFTKQHLPGVGASLGLDRLLAAMEQLEMLPQVRTPAPVFIPYFDKGQLNAYLQLAATVRAAGIGVEVFPEPKKLGQQLKYADGRGFTLALIAGTQEFDAGTCQIKDLRDKSTTEVEWSADQPEPLLDAIRSKLKS, from the coding sequence ATGTCATTAATCACGCCGCGAACGCTTCGAGGCTTCCGCGATTATCTGCCCGAAGTCATGATGCCGCGGGAACGCTGCATGGAGATCGCTCGCGAAGTTTTCCGCAGTTTTGGCTTCGCGCCGATCGATACACCGGCGCTGGAATACCTTGAGGTTTTGACCGGCAAGGGGAGCGACGAGACCGATCGCCAGTTGTACCAATTTGTCGATCAAGGAGATCGTCACGTCGGGATGCGGTTCGATCTGACGGTCCCTTTCGCCCGCTTTGCCGCCCAGCACATCAACGAATTGGGAACGCCGTTCAAGCGGTATCACATCGCGCCGGTTTGGCGAGGTGAGAAATCGCAAGCGGGCCGATATCGCGAGTTCATTCAGTGCGATTTCGACACGATCGGCACCCAAAGTGTTGCCGCGGACATCGAGACGCCGCTGGTGATTCACTCGCTGATGCTGGCGCTCGGATTTGAAGCGTTCAAGATTCACATCAACGATCGCCGCGTGTTGACCGGTTTGTTGGAGCACTTGGGAATCGCTGAGCACTCGGTCTTGGTGCTTCGGGCGTTGGACAAGCTGGCCAAAATTGGAGCGGACAAAGTCGCTCAAGAGATGCAGGATACGGCTGGCGTCTCCGAATCGCAGGCCCGCGCCGTCCTCGGCTTGGCTGAGATCGATGTCGACGCCAACGATCTCTACGCTCAATTGAGCACGATCACCGGTGAAAACGCCACAGCTGCCCTGGGGATCGAGCGTCTGCAGCAGATGCGCGAAGGGCTCGCTGCCGCTGGCGTTCCTGCGTCGCGAGTGAAGTTGGACCTGACGATCGCTCGAGGACTCGATTATTACACCGGCGTGATTTTCGAGACCTTCCTGGATGCGTTGCCATCGATCGGCAGCGTCTGCAGCGGCGGTCGCTACGACAACTTGGCCGAACTGTTCACCAAGCAGCACCTGCCGGGCGTCGGGGCTTCGCTGGGACTCGATCGCTTGCTGGCGGCGATGGAACAGTTGGAGATGCTTCCGCAAGTGCGAACGCCGGCACCAGTCTTCATCCCGTATTTCGACAAGGGCCAACTGAACGCTTACCTCCAACTGGCGGCAACGGTCCGCGCGGCGGGGATTGGAGTGGAAGTGTTCCCCGAGCCGAAGAAACTGGGGCAGCAACTGAAGTACGCCGATGGCCGCGGGTTCACGCTGGCGCTGATCGCGGGGACGCAAGAGTTCGACGCGGGGACGTGCCAAATCAAAGACCTCCGCGATAAATCGACAACGGAAGTTGAGTGGTCGGCTGACCAGCCCGAACCGTTGCTCGACGCGATTCGTAGCAAATTGAAATCCTAA